In Nocardioides sp. JS614, the sequence GTGCCGGGCGAACCCGGCGAGGAACCGCCACAGGGCCGGGTCGAGCCGCGGCGGGACGAAGACGGGCGAGGACGGCTTGAGGACCGAGGCCAGGCCGTACCTGAGCACGTCGGGCTCGGGCAGGGGCGCGGTGAGCGCCGGCGTCAGCCAGCCGGCGTTCCCCCAGGAGGCACCGCTCGCGGCATGGTCCGCGTCGTACACCGTGACGTTCGCGCCGCGCTCCTGGAGGAACCAGGCGACGCTGAGCCCGACGATGCCGGCGCCGACGACGGCCACCTCGTGCGGCGACGCCGTGGGCGCCGGACGGACCGCCTGGATCGCCCGCGCCGCCAGGCGTCGCCGTGCTGCTCTCGAGGTCATCGCCGTCACCTCCCCACACAGCTCACGCAGGTGCCGGCCCACGGCCGGAACTCCAGCCGGTCCGCCGGGATGGCCCCGCCGCAGCCGGTGCAGGTCCCGAAGGTCCCATCGGACAGTCGGCCGCGGGCGGCGTCGATCTCGGCGATGGTCTGCTTCAGTGCGCCCCGCTGCACGGCGACCACGGGGTCGTCCTGGGTCTCGGGCAGGTTGCGCAGCTGGAGGTGTCGGGTCTCGGCGGCCTCGATCAACAGCGACTCGAAGTCGACGGTCGGCTGGGTGGTCATGGGGGTCCCCTCTCGGTGTCTCGGGTGGAGCAGGCTGGCGCGGTCAGATGTCGAGCGCGCAGTAGACGCAGCGCGGTACCCACGGTCGCTGGGTGAGCAGGGCGAGCGAGATCGGCTCGGCGCAGTCGAGGCAGGCGCCGTACGTGCCGGCGGCCAGCCGGGCCGTCGCCGCGGCGGCGTCGCGCAGCACGTGCTGGAGCCGGTCCCGGTAGCGGATCGTGCGCTCGCCCAGCTCGTGCGGCTCCGGCAACGCCCGCAGGCGCATGCTGGCAGCGGCTGCGACGGCCTCCAGCCGGCCGGGGGCGTCGATCGGGAGCGCGACGGTGTCGTCGAAGCGTGATCCGCGCTTCCTCGGAGGCGCGAAGAGGTCCACCTCGAACCATGCCGGGGGCTCGGTGGCCGCCGGCACCCGCTTGCGGTCCCGGCGGTCTCGCCGGTCGCGGTGGGCTCGGTGGGCTCGGTCCGTTGCGGCAGTGGGGTCGACGAGGTCGGACTTCATGTCATTCCCTCCCAGGGGTGGGGCCGTGCTCGGGTCGGCCTCGGATGGTGGGCGTGGTGCGTGTGTGGCCGGGTGGCCGGGGCCGCGACGGCGGTCGAGGTCGTCAGCGGGCGGAGCAGGAGCCGCACAGCGGCGCCCACGGCCGGGACAGCGCGCGTGCGAGGTCGGTGCGGGCTCCGCACCGCCGACAGCTGCCGTAGCTGCCGTCCGCGAGCTCGGCCTGCGCGGCCCGGATGTCCTGCAGGATCCGCTGGACGCTCTCCCGGTGCGCCACGGCGACCGGCGTCGTGGGCGGCGGCAGCGCCCTCAGCTGTGCCTCACGGGCCGTCGCGGCGAGCTCGAGGTCGGCGGCGATCCGCTCGAGGAGCTGGCCGTCGTCCGGTGGGGGGATGGTGCCTGAGCCGGACTGTGTGAGACCTGCCGGTGAGAGCCCTGGATGAACCCGCATCGGATCCTCCTGTCTCCGGAGAAGCAACGATGGCGATCCCGTCGAGGACGGGACCGCTGGCCTGAGGAACTGAGGTGACTGAGTGCCGTCAGGCGGGCGGGGCGCGGTCGACGCTGCGACGCAGGACGTCGAGCCCGCGGATGCCGCGGGCGATCTCGCTCAGCTCGAGCGCGAGGAGGGCAGCACCGGAGGGCACGTGGGACGGCTCAGCCGTCACCTGTACCTCGAGAATCGGTGCCATGGCCGGACCATAGCACCGACCTGGTGGCTTTCGGCCTTCCTCGGGACCGGCTCGCAGCGGCCCGGACCGGGCGCTCAGGTGTGCCCGGGGACGCCCAGCTCGCCGGTGTAGAACGGGGAGTCCTTGCGGGAGAGCAGGTCGCGCCGCTGCTCGTGCGTCAGTGCCTCGACCTGGGCGCGCACGTCGGCAGGGTAGCCGCTCACCTCGGGTGCCTCGTCGACCGGCACGACCGTGTGGACGACCCGGTCGTCGTACAGGTGCACCATCGTCATCGCCTGGTGCCCGTTCACGCCCGAGACGAACCGCTCGAGCGGCGCGGGGTCGGACGTGTAGCAGGTCGCGGAGGCGACCGAGACCGGGATGCCGGCGAACGTGGAGTACGTCGAGTAGTGGAAGTGCCCGCCGAGGATGCAGCGCACGTCGGTGCCGCCGAGCACGTCGGCGAGCCGGTGCTGGTCGAGCAGCTCGATGATCTCGGCGGCCGGCATCATCGGGATCGGGATCGGTGGGTGGTGCAGGGCCAGCAGCGTGCCGTGCGGCGCCGGGGTGGCGAGCACCTCCGCCAACCAGGCCAGCTGGTCGTCGGCGAGCTCGCCGTGGTGGTAGCCGGGGACGCTGGTGTCCAGCGCTACGATCCGCAGCCCAGCGACCTCGTGCACGCGGTCCTGCGGCGCATCCGCGTCGGCGCCCTCGACGCCGAACAGCCCGCGCGCGTACGGCGCCCGCTCGTCGTGGTTGCCCATCACCCAGACGACCGCCGCCCCCATCTCGGCGGCCGCGGGCTCGACGAGCTCGCGCAGGCGGGAGTACGCCGCCGGCTCGGCCTTGTCGGCGAGGTCGCCGGTGAACACCAGCGCGTGCGGCGGGGTCTCCAGCCGCGAGAGCCGGGTCAGCGCGAGGCGAAGGCCCGCCTCGGTGTCGATGACGCCGTACTGCCGGGCGCCGCCGGCGAGCAGGTGTGGGTCGCTGAGATGGGCGACCACGTGGCGAGGTGCGGGGTACTGGCCGAGCTGCACGCGGCCACGCTACCGGCGGCGGGTGAGCTGGAAGACGGGGATGACCCGGTCGGTCCGCTCCTCGTACCTCCCGAAGTTCGGCCAGGTCCGCAGCATCACCTGCCACAGCTCGGCCCGCTCGGCACCGGTCGCCTCGCGCACGTCGACGCCCACCCGCTCGCCGCCGTACCCGATCTCGGCCGCGCCCGCCGCTGACCCGCTGGATGGTGC encodes:
- a CDS encoding metallophosphoesterase: MQLGQYPAPRHVVAHLSDPHLLAGGARQYGVIDTEAGLRLALTRLSRLETPPHALVFTGDLADKAEPAAYSRLRELVEPAAAEMGAAVVWVMGNHDERAPYARGLFGVEGADADAPQDRVHEVAGLRIVALDTSVPGYHHGELADDQLAWLAEVLATPAPHGTLLALHHPPIPIPMMPAAEIIELLDQHRLADVLGGTDVRCILGGHFHYSTYSTFAGIPVSVASATCYTSDPAPLERFVSGVNGHQAMTMVHLYDDRVVHTVVPVDEAPEVSGYPADVRAQVEALTHEQRRDLLSRKDSPFYTGELGVPGHT
- a CDS encoding TraR/DksA family transcriptional regulator codes for the protein MRVHPGLSPAGLTQSGSGTIPPPDDGQLLERIAADLELAATAREAQLRALPPPTTPVAVAHRESVQRILQDIRAAQAELADGSYGSCRRCGARTDLARALSRPWAPLCGSCSAR
- a CDS encoding TraR/DksA family transcriptional regulator — encoded protein: MTTQPTVDFESLLIEAAETRHLQLRNLPETQDDPVVAVQRGALKQTIAEIDAARGRLSDGTFGTCTGCGGAIPADRLEFRPWAGTCVSCVGR
- a CDS encoding nitroreductase/quinone reductase family protein — encoded protein: MGYGGERVGVDVREATGAERAELWQVMLRTWPNFGRYEERTDRVIPVFQLTRRR